One Desulfurellaceae bacterium genomic window carries:
- a CDS encoding aspartate kinase, producing the protein MLIVQKYGGTSVGSSERIKAVARRIAETRDAGHQVAVVVSAMSGETDRLLGLARQVTDRPDAQASDLLVSTGEQVTVALLSMTLKDMGYPTQPLLGHQVEITTDSAFGRARIQRIATDRLTSALNDGAIVVVAGFQGVDADDNITTLGRGGSDTSAVAIAAVTRADVCEIYTDVDGVYTADPRICPRARKMQRISYDEMLELASLGAKVLQIRSVEFAKRHHVAVHVRSSFAPDTGTFLVEEEPSMEDVIVSGVTSDLNQAKITLLRVPDRPGLAAKLFGPIADDNIVVDMIIQNASAEGSTDLTFTVPQDDVQKALSRVAHIAEEIRAGGVTSDTQVAKVSIVGLGMRSHAGVASRMFQVLAREGINIQMISTSEIKISIVIEAKYRELAVRVLHDEFIAPAQ; encoded by the coding sequence ATGCTTATTGTTCAGAAATACGGCGGCACATCGGTCGGGTCGTCCGAGCGGATTAAAGCGGTCGCCCGGCGAATCGCCGAAACCCGTGACGCCGGCCATCAGGTCGCGGTTGTGGTGTCGGCCATGAGTGGCGAAACCGACCGGCTGTTAGGCTTGGCCAGGCAGGTGACCGACCGACCCGACGCCCAGGCCAGCGATCTGCTGGTTTCGACCGGAGAACAGGTCACCGTCGCCCTGCTGTCCATGACCCTCAAGGACATGGGCTACCCGACCCAACCCCTGCTCGGCCATCAGGTCGAAATCACCACCGATAGCGCCTTTGGCCGGGCGCGGATCCAGCGCATCGCCACCGACCGCCTGACCAGCGCGCTCAATGACGGCGCCATTGTGGTGGTGGCCGGCTTTCAGGGCGTTGACGCCGACGACAATATCACCACCCTGGGCCGGGGCGGCTCGGACACCTCGGCGGTGGCTATTGCGGCCGTGACCCGGGCCGACGTGTGTGAGATCTATACCGACGTGGACGGCGTCTATACGGCCGACCCGCGCATCTGCCCCAGGGCCCGAAAAATGCAGCGCATCTCCTACGACGAGATGCTGGAGTTGGCCAGCCTGGGGGCAAAAGTCTTGCAGATTCGATCCGTCGAATTTGCCAAACGCCACCACGTGGCGGTCCATGTCCGGTCGAGCTTTGCGCCCGACACCGGAACATTTCTGGTTGAAGAGGAGCCGAGTATGGAGGACGTGATCGTCTCAGGCGTGACGTCTGACCTGAACCAAGCCAAAATCACCCTGCTGCGGGTTCCCGACCGGCCCGGTCTGGCGGCCAAACTGTTTGGCCCGATTGCGGATGACAATATCGTGGTCGATATGATCATCCAAAACGCCAGCGCCGAGGGCTCTACCGATCTGACCTTTACCGTGCCCCAGGACGATGTGCAAAAAGCGCTGAGCCGGGTTGCACACATCGCCGAGGAGATTCGGGCCGGCGGAGTAACGTCCGATACCCAGGTCGCCAAGGTGTCCATCGTCGGGCTCGGCATGCGTAGTCATGCCGGGGTCGCCTCCCGCATGTTTCAGGTCCTGGCCCGCGAGGGGATTAACATCCAGATGATCTCGACCTCAGAGATCAAGATTTCCATTGTCATTGAGGCCAAATACCGCGAGTTGGCCGTCCGCGTCCTGCACGACGAGTTTATTGCTCCGGCCCAGTAG
- a CDS encoding NAD(P)H-hydrate dehydratase, protein MTYLVTGQQMRELDRLTIERYGTPGRVLMERAGAGATTHLLEAFPQLLSDTRKARVLVLAGKGNNGGDGFVMARLLRQRDLTCEVVLAAKRADVGGDARRALSAFVRGRGRITEVTRPDQLPLVEDKLRSCGLVVDALLGTGLNAPVRGLAAGLIALVNGSGRPVVAVDIPSGLDADRGQPLGDAVRARLTVTFGYPKLGLSQYPGLDYAGRLVVVDIGTAPEALATVRPTVELLSPETVRRFVQARQPDSHKGSFGHLLVLAGARGKSGAALLAASAGLRTGTGLVTLAGPESLVPVFSAAVLEAMTLGLPERADGSLRMAAGALREALQARTAVAFGPGIGVSADTLKLTRWLLKNTELPLLIDADGLNCVASQPAMLRDASQPVVLTPHPGEMARLTNSSSAEVQASRLECARDFATSFRCHVVLKGARTVIAAPDGWAWINPTGNPGMASGGMGDVLAGIIGGLLAQGYQPAEACQLGVFIHGSAGDLAAREIGPAGILARDVIDRLPRSLRSLSASARPAPRP, encoded by the coding sequence GTGACGTATCTGGTGACGGGCCAACAGATGCGGGAGCTCGACCGGCTCACCATCGAGCGCTACGGCACACCGGGTCGGGTTCTCATGGAACGGGCCGGAGCTGGGGCCACGACTCACCTGCTGGAGGCGTTTCCGCAACTCCTGAGCGACACCCGGAAGGCTCGCGTGCTGGTGCTGGCCGGCAAGGGCAACAACGGCGGTGATGGCTTTGTCATGGCTCGCCTGCTCAGACAACGCGATCTGACCTGCGAGGTCGTCCTGGCGGCAAAACGGGCGGACGTAGGTGGCGATGCGCGCCGCGCGCTGTCGGCCTTTGTGCGCGGCCGAGGACGCATCACCGAAGTGACCCGGCCGGATCAGCTGCCGCTGGTCGAGGACAAGCTCCGCAGCTGTGGTCTGGTCGTTGATGCCCTGCTGGGGACCGGACTTAACGCGCCAGTCCGGGGCCTGGCCGCCGGACTGATCGCACTGGTCAACGGCAGTGGCCGGCCGGTGGTCGCGGTCGATATTCCGTCCGGCTTGGATGCCGACCGGGGACAGCCCCTGGGGGACGCGGTGCGGGCCCGACTGACCGTCACCTTCGGCTATCCCAAGCTCGGTCTGAGCCAGTACCCCGGGTTGGACTATGCCGGCCGTCTGGTGGTCGTTGATATCGGAACCGCGCCTGAAGCGCTGGCCACAGTCCGGCCGACCGTGGAGCTGCTGAGTCCCGAAACGGTGCGGCGGTTTGTTCAGGCTCGTCAGCCCGACTCACACAAGGGCAGCTTCGGGCACCTGCTGGTTTTAGCCGGCGCCCGGGGCAAGAGCGGTGCCGCGCTGTTGGCCGCCTCGGCCGGTCTGCGGACCGGAACCGGTCTGGTGACCCTGGCCGGGCCTGAGTCCCTCGTTCCGGTCTTTTCTGCGGCGGTGCTCGAAGCCATGACGCTTGGCCTGCCCGAACGCGCCGATGGCAGCCTGCGGATGGCGGCCGGTGCGCTGCGTGAGGCGCTCCAGGCCCGGACCGCGGTCGCCTTCGGGCCGGGTATTGGCGTATCGGCCGACACGCTGAAGCTGACCCGCTGGCTGCTCAAGAATACTGAGCTGCCGCTCCTGATCGACGCCGACGGCCTGAACTGCGTGGCCAGCCAGCCCGCCATGCTGCGGGACGCGTCGCAGCCGGTCGTGCTGACCCCGCATCCGGGCGAAATGGCAAGGCTGACCAACTCCAGCTCGGCCGAGGTCCAGGCCAGCCGTCTTGAGTGTGCCCGCGACTTTGCCACCTCCTTTCGGTGTCATGTCGTTCTCAAAGGCGCCCGGACGGTCATTGCCGCTCCCGACGGCTGGGCCTGGATCAACCCGACCGGCAATCCCGGGATGGCCAGCGGGGGGATGGGCGATGTCTTGGCCGGGATTATTGGCGGCCTGCTGGCCCAGGGCTATCAACCCGCCGAGGCGTGTCAGCTGGGCGTCTTCATACATGGCAGCGCGGGTGACCTGGCCGCCCGGGAGATCGGACCGGCCGGGATCCTGGCCCGCGATGTTATCGACCGGCTGCCGCGCTCGCTCCGCTCGCTGTCAGCCTCCGCCCGGCCCGCGCCTCGGCCATGA
- a CDS encoding DedA family protein, which translates to MLRRVYDWVLGWADHRYGGLALLLLAFAESSVFPIPPDVLLMALALGKPGAAFRFALICSVGSVAGGLAGYLIGWLLMDGLGRPIIELYNARAAYAEVEQRFVAHGGWAVAIAGFTPIPYKVFTIAAGATQLSLSSFVLASVVSRSARFFLISGLIYYYGPTIKVFIDKYFNILTIVFTVLVLLGFVLLGWYG; encoded by the coding sequence ATGCTTCGGCGTGTTTATGACTGGGTCCTGGGCTGGGCTGACCACCGTTACGGCGGGCTGGCCCTGCTACTGCTGGCTTTTGCCGAGTCGTCCGTCTTTCCCATTCCCCCGGATGTCCTGCTGATGGCCCTGGCCCTGGGCAAACCGGGTGCGGCTTTTCGGTTCGCGCTGATCTGTTCGGTCGGTTCTGTGGCAGGTGGTCTGGCCGGCTATCTGATTGGCTGGCTGCTGATGGACGGCCTTGGACGGCCGATCATCGAGCTGTACAACGCCCGGGCCGCGTACGCCGAGGTCGAGCAGCGCTTTGTGGCGCATGGCGGCTGGGCGGTCGCTATTGCCGGCTTCACGCCTATTCCGTACAAGGTGTTCACCATTGCGGCGGGAGCGACCCAGCTGTCACTGTCCAGCTTTGTACTGGCCTCGGTGGTGAGCCGTTCGGCCCGCTTTTTTCTCATCAGCGGCCTGATTTACTATTACGGGCCGACCATCAAGGTCTTCATTGACAAATACTTCAATATCCTGACAATAGTCTTCACCGTCCTGGTGCTGCTCGGGTTTGTGCTGCTGGGGTGGTATGGCTAG
- the cimA gene encoding citramalate synthase: MPSIALYDTTLRDGCQSEDVAFTLEDKLLIAQQLDDFGIGYIEGGWPGSNPRDEEFFSAVKKLSLKRAKVAAFGSTRRANITAADDLNIRLLLQAETPVVTIVGKTWDLHVRDDLRISLQANLEVIGDSIAYLKTRVDEVFFDAEHFFDGYRANPDYALACLKVAAQAGADVLVLCDTRGGSMPHEIRQATQAAAGLDSRLGIHCHNDCELAVANSLAGVEGGASQVQGTINGFGERCGNANLCSVVPNLQLKLGYGCVSPSQLKTLPTVSRTVYELANIEPHKRQAYVGASAFAHKGGLHVAAVQKNRETYEHIDPELIGNHQRVLVSDLSGRSNVIYKAKQFGLDVDNTDPAVKTILREVKQLENAGFQYEGADASFELLMQKALHGKVRHFRLIGFRVIDEKRREDEPPLSEATIMVEGPDGAVEHTAAQGNGPVNALDRALRKALTQFYPQLETMELLDYKVRVLGGDAGTGATVRVLIESGDEHSKWGTVGVSPNVIEASWQALVDSIEYKLYKDKKRAGESAPVEAPAASRAD; the protein is encoded by the coding sequence ATGCCAAGCATAGCCTTGTACGATACCACTCTGCGTGACGGCTGCCAGTCCGAAGACGTGGCCTTTACCCTGGAAGATAAGCTGTTGATCGCCCAGCAGCTGGACGATTTCGGCATCGGCTATATCGAGGGCGGTTGGCCGGGCTCGAACCCGCGGGATGAGGAGTTTTTCAGCGCGGTCAAAAAGCTCTCCCTCAAACGGGCCAAGGTTGCCGCCTTCGGCTCGACCCGTCGGGCCAATATCACGGCGGCCGATGATCTGAACATCAGGCTGTTGCTGCAAGCCGAGACCCCGGTCGTCACCATTGTCGGTAAGACCTGGGATTTACACGTCCGGGACGATCTGCGGATTTCGCTCCAGGCCAACCTCGAGGTCATCGGCGACTCAATCGCCTATCTCAAGACCCGGGTGGACGAGGTCTTTTTTGATGCCGAGCACTTTTTTGACGGCTACCGGGCCAACCCCGACTACGCCTTGGCGTGTCTGAAGGTAGCCGCCCAGGCCGGGGCTGATGTGCTGGTTTTGTGCGATACGCGTGGGGGCAGCATGCCGCACGAGATTCGCCAGGCGACCCAGGCGGCCGCCGGACTGGACAGCCGGCTGGGCATTCACTGCCACAACGACTGCGAGCTGGCGGTGGCCAACTCGCTGGCCGGGGTGGAAGGCGGAGCCAGCCAGGTGCAGGGCACGATTAACGGCTTTGGCGAGCGGTGCGGCAACGCCAATTTGTGCTCGGTCGTGCCCAACCTCCAGCTCAAGCTGGGCTACGGGTGTGTCAGCCCAAGTCAGCTCAAGACCCTGCCGACGGTTTCCCGTACCGTGTACGAGCTGGCTAATATCGAGCCGCACAAGCGTCAAGCCTACGTCGGCGCCAGCGCCTTCGCCCATAAGGGCGGGCTGCACGTCGCTGCGGTCCAAAAAAACCGCGAAACCTATGAACACATCGACCCCGAACTGATCGGCAACCACCAGCGCGTTCTGGTCTCCGACCTGTCGGGCCGCAGCAATGTGATTTACAAAGCCAAGCAGTTCGGGCTCGATGTGGACAATACCGATCCGGCGGTGAAGACGATTCTGCGCGAGGTCAAACAGCTCGAAAACGCCGGCTTTCAGTATGAGGGAGCCGACGCGTCGTTCGAGCTGCTGATGCAAAAAGCCCTCCACGGCAAGGTCCGCCACTTCCGCCTGATCGGCTTCCGGGTGATTGACGAGAAGCGCAGGGAGGACGAGCCCCCGCTGTCCGAGGCGACGATCATGGTCGAGGGCCCGGACGGGGCGGTCGAGCATACCGCAGCCCAGGGCAACGGGCCGGTCAACGCCCTCGACCGGGCGCTGCGCAAGGCGCTGACCCAGTTCTACCCCCAGCTCGAGACCATGGAGCTGCTCGACTACAAGGTCCGGGTGTTGGGCGGAGACGCCGGAACCGGGGCGACCGTACGGGTGCTGATCGAATCCGGCGACGAACACAGCAAATGGGGAACGGTCGGAGTATCTCCGAATGTGATCGAGGCCAGCTGGCAGGCACTGGTCGATAGCATTGAGTACAAACTGTACAAGGACAAGAAGCGCGCGGGCGAGTCCGCGCCGGTCGAGGCGCCCGCCGCGTCGCGGGCCGACTGA
- the tsaE gene encoding tRNA (adenosine(37)-N6)-threonylcarbamoyltransferase complex ATPase subunit type 1 TsaE encodes MNASLTVRTCSPEQTRALGREVGRRLWLGAVVGLDGDLGAGKTCFVKGLAVGLGLDGEEITSPTFTLIAEHYRQGAALFHIDLYRLEGLGAEDMEELGLEEYLSGRGVSAVEWFRFLPAGLLEEYLLVSIRFGPADARVITLTAYGGPYQGVIRQLGEHLSC; translated from the coding sequence ATGAATGCCAGCCTGACCGTACGGACGTGCAGCCCCGAACAGACCCGGGCGCTCGGCCGGGAGGTCGGGCGGCGCCTGTGGCTCGGCGCCGTGGTCGGCCTCGATGGTGACCTGGGGGCCGGTAAAACCTGTTTTGTGAAGGGCCTGGCCGTCGGCTTGGGACTTGATGGCGAGGAGATCACCAGCCCCACCTTTACTCTTATCGCTGAGCATTATAGGCAGGGGGCTGCGCTGTTCCATATCGACCTGTACCGTCTGGAGGGCCTTGGGGCTGAGGATATGGAGGAGTTGGGGCTTGAGGAGTATCTGTCCGGCCGGGGAGTGAGTGCCGTCGAATGGTTCCGGTTTCTGCCGGCCGGTCTGCTTGAGGAGTATCTGTTGGTATCCATACGCTTTGGTCCTGCCGATGCCCGGGTCATTACGCTGACGGCGTATGGCGGGCCCTACCAAGGCGTGATACGTCAACTTGGCGAACACCTTTCCTGCTGA
- a CDS encoding adenine phosphoribosyltransferase, producing the protein MRDLTAHIRSIPDFPKPGIMFRDITPLLANGPAWRACIDRLAERYQGRVDTVVGIDARGFLVGGALAYSLGCGLTVVRKSGKLPAETLAADYGLEYGTDRLEIHRDAFAPGSRVLLVDDLLATGGTARAALGLIQQLEGEVVEVAFLVELLSLGGRQNLVPHEAFALMQFE; encoded by the coding sequence ATGCGTGACCTGACAGCCCATATCCGCAGCATCCCGGATTTTCCCAAACCGGGCATTATGTTCCGCGATATCACCCCCCTGCTGGCCAACGGTCCGGCCTGGCGGGCGTGTATCGACCGCCTGGCCGAGCGCTATCAAGGCCGGGTTGATACGGTCGTTGGGATAGACGCGCGAGGCTTCCTGGTCGGCGGCGCGCTGGCTTACAGCCTGGGCTGTGGCCTGACGGTCGTACGCAAGTCCGGCAAGCTGCCGGCCGAAACCCTGGCGGCCGATTATGGGTTGGAGTACGGGACCGACCGCCTGGAGATCCATAGAGACGCGTTTGCGCCCGGCAGCCGGGTTCTGCTGGTCGACGATCTGCTGGCCACCGGCGGCACGGCCCGGGCGGCTCTGGGACTCATTCAGCAGCTGGAGGGAGAGGTGGTGGAAGTCGCCTTTCTGGTTGAGCTGCTCAGCCTGGGCGGCCGCCAGAACCTTGTCCCGCACGAGGCGTTTGCGCTGATGCAGTTCGAGTAG
- a CDS encoding phosphoglucosamine mutase produces the protein MTDRGNGQGDAHTGERLFGTDGIRGVANIEPMTAETALRLGRALAYVFRDVPGRHRILIGKDTRLSGYMLETALASGICSMGADVLLVGPLPTPGIAFLTRSQRANAGVVISASHNPFQDNGVKIFSRDGFKLPDSLEDRLEALVMDGKIDHLRPTATAIGKATRVDDALGRYNVFAKTAFPRELTLDGIKVVIDCANGAGYRVAPEVLTELGAQVTAVGVEPNGENINADCGALHPHHVQRLVRETGADIGLALDGDADRAILVDETAEVVDGDAILAIAAEEKLRTDSLPHKTLVATVMSNLGLEAALRRMGGQLVRTPVGDRYVVEAMRRGGYVLGGEQSGHVVFLDTGTTGDGLITFLSVLAIMIQRQQPLSGLKRVMTRYPQHLINVRVRERRDLASVEPIALAIRRVSEALGDSGRLLVRYSGTEPLVRVMVEGADADRVRGYGEEVADAVRTHLGESEQEP, from the coding sequence ATGACGGACAGGGGCAACGGGCAGGGCGATGCGCATACCGGGGAACGCTTGTTTGGCACCGACGGCATTCGGGGCGTCGCCAATATCGAGCCCATGACGGCTGAAACGGCGCTGCGGCTCGGCCGGGCTCTGGCCTATGTGTTTCGCGACGTGCCGGGCCGGCACAGGATTCTGATCGGCAAGGACACCCGTTTGTCGGGCTATATGCTTGAGACCGCCCTGGCCTCCGGCATCTGTTCGATGGGTGCCGACGTGCTCCTGGTCGGGCCTCTGCCGACTCCCGGGATTGCCTTTCTGACCCGCAGCCAGCGGGCGAATGCCGGCGTCGTGATCTCCGCCTCGCACAACCCGTTCCAGGACAACGGGGTCAAGATTTTCTCGCGGGACGGGTTCAAGCTACCCGACAGTCTGGAAGACCGCCTTGAGGCGCTGGTCATGGACGGCAAGATCGACCATTTGCGACCCACCGCAACCGCCATCGGCAAAGCCACCCGGGTGGATGACGCCCTGGGCCGCTACAACGTCTTTGCCAAGACCGCCTTTCCGCGTGAACTGACCCTAGACGGGATCAAAGTCGTCATCGACTGCGCCAACGGCGCGGGCTACCGAGTAGCTCCCGAAGTCCTGACCGAGTTGGGCGCGCAGGTGACTGCGGTTGGGGTTGAGCCGAACGGAGAGAATATCAACGCCGACTGCGGAGCGCTCCACCCGCACCACGTACAACGCCTGGTCCGCGAGACCGGGGCGGACATCGGGCTGGCCCTCGACGGCGACGCCGACCGGGCCATCCTGGTTGATGAGACCGCCGAGGTCGTTGATGGCGACGCCATTTTGGCGATTGCGGCCGAGGAAAAACTGCGGACCGACAGCCTGCCACACAAGACCCTGGTAGCCACCGTGATGAGCAACCTCGGCCTTGAGGCGGCGCTACGCCGGATGGGTGGACAGCTGGTCCGCACCCCGGTTGGCGACCGCTATGTGGTCGAAGCGATGCGACGGGGTGGTTATGTGCTGGGCGGAGAGCAGTCCGGACATGTGGTCTTCCTGGACACCGGTACGACCGGGGACGGGCTGATTACCTTTTTGTCGGTCTTGGCCATCATGATTCAGCGCCAACAGCCGCTGTCCGGACTCAAGCGGGTGATGACGCGTTACCCCCAACACCTCATCAATGTCAGAGTCCGGGAGCGGCGCGATCTGGCCAGCGTCGAACCTATCGCCCTGGCCATTCGGCGGGTGAGCGAGGCGCTGGGCGATTCCGGCCGCCTGCTGGTGCGCTACTCCGGCACCGAACCCCTGGTCAGAGTCATGGTTGAAGGCGCCGACGCCGACCGGGTACGCGGCTACGGCGAGGAGGTGGCCGACGCGGTGCGCACCCATCTGGGCGAATCGGAGCAAGAGCCGTGA
- the mmuM gene encoding homocysteine S-methyltransferase, whose protein sequence is MQAVPSPPDSPLRPFVARTGVLIVDGGLATELEARGYRLGDGLWSARLLDTAPLTVQQVHADYLAAGADCIITASYQASLPGFVDHGYSQDQAVALLHRSVELALNAREAFWAQADNRTGRLRPLVAASVGPYGAYLADGSEYTGSYDLSEDELLAFHRPRWQLLAASRADLLACETIPSAREARVLARLLIETPHVVAWVSFSCRDGQHISDGTPLAEAMAPFVGLPQVVALGINCTPLRHVLPLTRTVRRLSAKPLIVYPNCAESHDRQTRRWGVQARPGEFASAAQTWQRAGAVLIGGCCHTTPGHIAALRAGLILGRAEPRP, encoded by the coding sequence ATGCAAGCCGTGCCTTCCCCCCCAGACTCACCGCTCAGACCTTTTGTGGCCCGCACCGGCGTCCTGATTGTTGACGGCGGGCTGGCCACCGAACTCGAAGCGCGGGGCTACCGGCTGGGCGACGGACTGTGGTCGGCCCGTCTGTTGGACACCGCGCCCCTGACCGTCCAACAGGTTCATGCCGACTACCTGGCGGCCGGTGCCGACTGCATTATCACGGCCAGCTATCAGGCCAGCCTGCCCGGCTTTGTGGACCACGGTTACAGTCAAGACCAGGCTGTTGCGCTGCTCCACAGATCGGTCGAGCTGGCCCTGAACGCGCGCGAGGCGTTTTGGGCTCAGGCCGATAATCGGACCGGTCGTCTGCGGCCGCTGGTTGCGGCCAGTGTCGGCCCCTACGGTGCGTACCTGGCCGACGGCTCCGAGTATACTGGCAGCTACGATCTGAGCGAGGACGAGTTGCTCGCCTTTCATCGGCCGCGCTGGCAGCTGTTGGCCGCCAGCCGGGCCGACCTGCTGGCCTGCGAGACCATCCCCAGCGCGCGTGAAGCGCGGGTCCTGGCTCGCCTGCTGATTGAGACGCCCCACGTTGTAGCCTGGGTCAGTTTCAGCTGTCGGGACGGGCAACATATCAGCGACGGCACGCCTCTGGCTGAAGCTATGGCCCCGTTTGTCGGGCTGCCCCAGGTCGTCGCGCTGGGCATCAACTGCACGCCGCTACGTCACGTCCTGCCCCTGACCAGGACGGTTCGGCGGCTGAGCGCCAAACCGCTTATCGTTTATCCCAACTGTGCCGAGAGCCATGACAGGCAGACCCGGCGCTGGGGGGTGCAGGCCCGGCCCGGCGAGTTTGCCAGCGCCGCCCAGACCTGGCAGCGGGCCGGAGCGGTGCTGATCGGCGGCTGTTGCCACACCACACCGGGCCACATTGCGGCGCTGCGGGCCGGCTTGATCCTGGGCAGAGCCGAACCGCGTCCATAG
- the cdaA gene encoding diadenylate cyclase CdaA, with translation MADLFVQLRWQDLLDVVLIACGVYWILHLIRGTRAVQMLVGLVLLFLAYLGSQLLELYTLNWMLDNFLGSILLVIVVLFQNDIRRALTEMGRGSLLGVRVRTAYASVVEEVSQAAVSLAAKRVGALIVLERTVGLNDYIRFGTPLDARVGREMLESIFLPASPIHDGAVVIQAGRISAAGCFLPLTANPGVDRHLGTRHRAAIGLTEETDALVVVVSEEEGAVSLVREGRIERNLDVGTLRASLQQFFVHA, from the coding sequence ATGGCCGATCTCTTCGTTCAACTGCGCTGGCAAGACCTGCTTGATGTCGTCCTCATCGCCTGTGGGGTGTACTGGATCCTCCATCTGATCCGCGGCACCCGGGCGGTGCAGATGCTGGTCGGTCTCGTCCTCCTGTTTCTGGCCTACCTCGGCTCTCAGCTCTTGGAGTTGTACACCCTGAACTGGATGCTGGATAACTTCCTCGGCTCGATCCTGCTGGTGATTGTCGTGCTGTTTCAGAACGATATCCGCCGGGCCTTGACCGAGATGGGGCGTGGCTCGCTGCTCGGCGTTCGCGTGCGAACCGCGTATGCCTCGGTTGTCGAAGAGGTCAGTCAGGCGGCAGTGTCCTTGGCCGCAAAACGAGTCGGGGCGCTGATCGTCCTCGAGCGGACTGTTGGGCTTAACGATTACATCCGGTTCGGCACCCCGCTTGATGCTCGGGTGGGCAGAGAAATGCTGGAGAGTATTTTTCTGCCCGCCTCGCCGATTCATGATGGTGCGGTTGTCATCCAGGCCGGGCGGATAAGCGCAGCAGGATGTTTCTTGCCGCTGACTGCCAATCCCGGAGTAGACAGACACCTCGGTACACGTCACCGGGCGGCAATCGGGCTGACCGAGGAGACCGATGCGCTTGTTGTTGTGGTGTCGGAAGAGGAAGGGGCTGTCTCCCTGGTGCGGGAAGGGCGGATTGAGCGCAACCTGGATGTCGGCACGCTGCGTGCCTCGCTCCAGCAGTTTTTTGTCCATGCTTAA
- a CDS encoding peptidoglycan DD-metalloendopeptidase family protein — MRRRIALGLGLILLLCAAMSACSRGVRQPIHTVRAGETLSAIGVRYGVPFRDIARLNNLADPDRIRVGQRLRIPHGGTDSLKTARSRSAPARRRAATRRAAVREPQRGRKRPPAAVGRFMWPTQGVLTSRYGPRNNSFHDGIDIAAPAGTPIVATAPGEVIYSGVLRGYGKVIILRHANGYASVYAHNSRHYVKQGQLVKQGQKIAAVGNTGRATGPNLHFEIRRNNKARNPLKLLPPNHQIVSR, encoded by the coding sequence GTGCGGAGGCGGATTGCTCTGGGGCTGGGCCTCATCTTACTGTTGTGTGCGGCCATGTCGGCCTGCTCACGCGGGGTCAGACAGCCGATCCATACCGTTCGGGCGGGGGAAACCCTGTCCGCAATCGGCGTGCGCTACGGCGTTCCCTTCCGAGACATTGCCCGTCTGAATAATCTGGCCGACCCGGATAGGATTCGGGTCGGCCAGCGCCTGCGCATCCCGCACGGCGGGACCGATAGCCTGAAGACCGCCCGCTCCAGGTCTGCACCGGCGCGCCGACGCGCCGCGACCCGCCGGGCGGCAGTTCGGGAGCCGCAGCGTGGCCGCAAGCGGCCGCCGGCCGCGGTGGGACGTTTTATGTGGCCGACCCAGGGCGTCCTGACCTCTCGCTATGGTCCGCGCAATAACAGCTTTCATGACGGGATTGATATTGCCGCGCCGGCCGGAACCCCGATCGTGGCCACCGCTCCCGGTGAGGTCATCTACAGCGGGGTGTTGCGCGGTTACGGGAAGGTCATTATTCTGCGACACGCCAACGGCTACGCCTCGGTCTACGCCCACAACAGCCGGCACTACGTGAAACAGGGCCAGCTTGTGAAACAGGGCCAGAAGATCGCCGCCGTCGGCAACACCGGGCGGGCCACCGGCCCCAATCTGCATTTTGAAATCCGACGCAACAATAAAGCCCGCAATCCGCTCAAACTCTTACCCCCGAACCATCAGATCGTCAGCCGATGA